The following proteins are co-located in the Neisseria sp. Marseille-Q6792 genome:
- a CDS encoding SWEET family sugar transporter, giving the protein MTEKQMSILSVVATLTAVGMYVSYIPQIQNNLAGNPGSPLQPLVAAINCTLWVAYGFLKEKRDYPVMLANAPGIILGLITFITSF; this is encoded by the coding sequence ATGACAGAAAAACAAATGAGCATCCTTTCCGTCGTTGCCACCCTGACTGCCGTGGGTATGTACGTTTCCTATATCCCGCAAATCCAAAACAACCTTGCCGGCAACCCCGGCTCGCCGCTGCAACCCCTCGTCGCCGCCATCAACTGCACATTATGGGTTGCCTACGGCTTTTTGAAAGAAAAACGCGACTACCCCGTCATGCTGGCAAACGCCCCTGGCATCATTTTGGGCTTGATTACATTTATTACTAGTTTTTAA
- the carA gene encoding glutamine-hydrolyzing carbamoyl-phosphate synthase small subunit, whose protein sequence is MSTPALLVLADGSVFHGTSIGYEGSTSGEVVFNTSMTGYQEILTDPSYCKQIVTLTYPHIGNTGTNSEDEESRSVYAAGLIIRDLPLLHSNFRASESLHDYLVRNKTVAIADIDTRRLTTLLREKGAQGGAILTGADATIEKAQELIAAFGSMVGKDLAKEVSCTETYEWTEGEWELGKGFVTPAEQPYHVVAYDFGVKTNILRMLAARGCRLTVVPAQTSAEDVLALNPDGVFLSNGPGDPEPCTYAIEAVQKLTESGKPIFGICLGHQLISLAIGAKTLKMRFSHHGANHPVQDLDSGKVVITSQNHGFAVDADTLPANARITHKSLFDNTLQGIELTDKPVFCFQGHPEASPGPQDVGYLFDKFIDNMKAAKQ, encoded by the coding sequence ATGAGCACCCCCGCCCTCCTCGTCCTCGCTGACGGCAGCGTATTTCACGGCACATCAATCGGTTACGAAGGTTCGACTTCCGGCGAAGTCGTGTTCAATACTTCGATGACCGGCTATCAGGAAATCCTGACCGACCCGTCCTACTGCAAACAAATCGTTACCCTCACCTACCCCCACATCGGCAATACCGGCACCAACTCCGAAGATGAAGAAAGCCGCAGCGTTTATGCCGCCGGCCTGATTATCCGCGACCTGCCGCTCTTGCACAGCAACTTCCGCGCCTCCGAAAGCCTGCACGACTATCTGGTACGCAACAAAACCGTCGCCATCGCCGACATCGACACCCGCCGCCTGACCACGCTGTTGCGCGAAAAAGGCGCGCAAGGCGGCGCGATTCTGACAGGTGCGGATGCCACAATCGAAAAAGCGCAAGAACTCATCGCCGCGTTCGGCAGTATGGTCGGCAAAGACTTGGCAAAAGAAGTTTCCTGCACGGAAACTTACGAATGGACGGAAGGCGAATGGGAATTGGGCAAAGGTTTCGTTACCCCTGCCGAACAGCCTTACCACGTTGTCGCCTACGATTTCGGCGTAAAAACCAACATCCTGCGTATGCTTGCCGCACGCGGCTGCCGCCTGACCGTCGTCCCCGCACAAACGAGCGCGGAAGACGTGTTGGCACTCAATCCCGACGGCGTGTTCCTGTCCAACGGCCCCGGCGACCCCGAGCCTTGCACCTACGCCATCGAAGCCGTACAAAAACTGACGGAAAGCGGCAAACCTATTTTCGGCATTTGCTTGGGACACCAGCTCATCAGCCTCGCTATCGGTGCAAAAACCCTGAAGATGCGCTTCAGCCATCACGGTGCCAACCACCCTGTACAAGATTTGGACAGCGGCAAAGTCGTCATTACCAGCCAAAACCACGGTTTCGCCGTCGATGCCGACACCCTGCCCGCCAACGCAAGAATTACCCACAAATCCTTGTTCGACAACACCTTGCAAGGTATCGAACTGACAGACAAACCTGTATTCTGCTTCCAAGGCCACCCCGAAGCCAGCCCGGGGCCACAAGACGTCGGTTATCTGTTTGATAAATTCATTGACAATATGAAGGCTGCAAAACAATAA
- the porB gene encoding trimeric porin PorB has product MKKSLIALTLAALPVAAMADVTLYGTVKAGVEVSRVKGTFDAKTTKSKTATEIADFGSKIGFKGHEHLGNNLNAIWQIEQNASIAGTDSKWGNRESFIGLEGDFGKIRAGNLNTVLKDSGDNVNAWESSSANEKVLQLGFFGDKESRQISVRYDSPVFAGFSGSVQYVPRDNVNPTDKYKHAVKSGESYHAGLNYENAGFFGQYAGSFAKNTLNEGKTAVEGKDNQVHRLVAGYDANNLYVSVAGQVEVFKNAVNGKKNEQTEVAATGAYRFGNVTPRVSYAHGFKAKVDGEKDARTQYDQVIVGADYDFSKRTSALISAGWLKVGKGDTKVEQTASMVGLRHKF; this is encoded by the coding sequence ATGAAAAAATCACTGATTGCCCTGACACTGGCTGCCCTGCCTGTTGCAGCAATGGCTGATGTTACCCTGTACGGTACAGTTAAAGCGGGTGTAGAAGTTTCCCGTGTAAAAGGTACTTTTGATGCCAAAACTACTAAATCTAAAACTGCTACCGAGATTGCAGATTTCGGTTCTAAAATCGGTTTCAAAGGCCACGAGCATCTGGGCAACAACCTGAACGCCATTTGGCAGATTGAGCAAAATGCTTCTATCGCCGGTACCGACTCCAAATGGGGCAACCGCGAATCCTTCATCGGTTTGGAAGGCGACTTCGGTAAAATCCGTGCCGGTAATCTGAACACCGTATTGAAAGACAGCGGTGACAATGTCAACGCATGGGAATCTAGCTCTGCTAACGAGAAAGTATTGCAGTTGGGTTTCTTTGGTGATAAAGAAAGTCGCCAAATTTCCGTACGTTATGATTCTCCTGTGTTCGCAGGCTTCAGTGGCAGCGTGCAATATGTTCCACGCGACAATGTGAATCCTACTGACAAATATAAACACGCAGTTAAGAGCGGTGAGTCTTACCACGCTGGTCTGAACTATGAAAATGCCGGTTTCTTCGGTCAATATGCCGGTTCTTTTGCTAAAAATACTTTGAATGAAGGTAAAACAGCAGTTGAGGGGAAAGACAACCAAGTACACCGTCTTGTTGCCGGTTACGATGCCAACAACTTGTATGTTTCCGTCGCCGGTCAGGTTGAAGTATTTAAAAATGCTGTTAACGGTAAGAAAAATGAGCAAACTGAAGTTGCAGCAACCGGTGCTTACCGTTTTGGTAACGTAACTCCTCGCGTTTCTTATGCGCACGGCTTCAAAGCTAAAGTTGATGGTGAGAAAGATGCAAGAACTCAATACGACCAAGTAATTGTTGGTGCGGATTACGATTTCTCCAAACGTACTTCTGCTTTGATCTCTGCCGGTTGGTTGAAAGTAGGCAAAGGTGATACTAAAGTAGAACAAACTGCCAGCATGGTTGGCTTGCGTCACAAATTCTAA
- a CDS encoding type II toxin-antitoxin system PemK/MazF family toxin, which produces MDMVVRGGIYLVSLAPTVGSEIKKTRPCVVVSPPEIHNYLKTVLIVPMTSGSRPAPFRVNVRFQDKDGLLLPEQIRAVDKARLVKHLGNLDNSTAEKLFAVLQEMFA; this is translated from the coding sequence ATGGATATGGTAGTACGCGGCGGAATCTATCTGGTCTCCTTAGCCCCGACCGTAGGAAGCGAAATCAAAAAGACACGTCCTTGTGTCGTAGTATCTCCTCCTGAAATACACAACTATCTCAAGACTGTGCTGATTGTTCCTATGACGAGCGGAAGCCGTCCTGCCCCGTTCCGCGTCAATGTCCGCTTTCAGGATAAAGACGGTTTGCTTTTGCCCGAACAGATTAGGGCTGTGGATAAAGCCAGATTGGTCAAACATCTTGGAAATTTAGACAACAGTACGGCTGAAAAACTGTTTGCAGTATTGCAGGAAATGTTTGCCTGA
- the truA gene encoding tRNA pseudouridine(38-40) synthase TruA, with protein sequence MSIPDTQRWALTLSYDGSRFYGWQKQAGGVPTVQTALETALAQIAGESVATTVAGRTDTSVHATAQVVHFDTAAVRPVQAWIRGVNANLPEGIAVLHAQQVAPEFHARFDAYGRHYRYLLESSPVRSPLLKNRAGWTHLKLDIGPMRQAAAYLIGEQDFSSFRAAECQAKSPVKTIYRADLTQSAGLVRLDLHGNAFLHHMVRNIMGALVYVGSGRLSVEGFATLIQERSRLKAPPTFMPDGLYLTGVDYPEAYGIIRPQIPEWL encoded by the coding sequence ATGAGTATCCCCGACACACAACGCTGGGCACTGACCCTATCCTACGACGGCAGCCGCTTTTACGGTTGGCAGAAGCAGGCTGGCGGCGTACCGACCGTTCAGACGGCATTGGAAACCGCACTCGCCCAAATCGCAGGAGAATCTGTCGCCACCACCGTTGCCGGCAGAACCGATACCAGCGTTCATGCGACTGCCCAAGTCGTTCATTTTGATACTGCCGCCGTCCGTCCGGTTCAGGCATGGATACGCGGCGTGAACGCCAACCTGCCCGAAGGCATTGCCGTTTTGCACGCCCAACAGGTCGCCCCCGAATTTCACGCCCGCTTCGACGCATACGGACGGCACTACCGCTATCTGCTTGAATCTTCCCCCGTCCGTTCGCCGCTGCTCAAAAACAGGGCAGGCTGGACACATCTCAAACTCGACATCGGGCCGATGCGGCAGGCTGCCGCCTATTTGATCGGCGAACAAGACTTCTCCAGCTTCCGCGCCGCCGAGTGTCAGGCAAAATCCCCCGTCAAAACCATCTACCGCGCCGATCTTACCCAAAGCGCAGGACTCGTCCGCCTCGATTTGCACGGCAACGCCTTTTTGCACCATATGGTACGCAACATCATGGGCGCGCTCGTTTATGTCGGCAGCGGCAGACTCAGCGTCGAAGGCTTCGCCACACTGATTCAAGAACGCAGCCGCCTCAAAGCCCCGCCGACCTTCATGCCCGACGGGCTTTACCTGACCGGCGTCGACTATCCCGAGGCATACGGCATCATCCGCCCCCAAATCCCCGAATGGCTTTAA
- the porB gene encoding trimeric porin PorB: protein MKKSLIALTLAALPVAAMADVTLYGTVKAGVEVSRTKYTYADGEDQPVTTEKDRVATEIADFGSRIGFKGHEHLGNNLNAIWQIEQKASIAGTDKGWGNRQSFIGLEGSFGKIRAGKLNTVLKDSGDNVNAWESGSANADVLQLGTIGRVEERQVSVRYDSPVFAGFSGSVQYVPRDNADPQDKGKHEQPSLDSYHFGVNYENAGFFGQYAGEYAKNKIVTNDIQNLIDMNDDDYVTGKDYQVHRLTAGYNANNLYVAVTGQYQSFRIHEAYDATSKTSYTYDDGKASQTEVAATAAYRLGNVTPRISYAHGFKGKVEGEKQNYSGYDQVIVGADYDFSKRTSALVSAGWLQTGKGESKAVTTAGMFGLRHKF from the coding sequence ATGAAAAAATCACTGATTGCACTGACACTGGCAGCCCTGCCTGTTGCAGCAATGGCTGACGTTACCCTGTACGGTACAGTTAAAGCGGGTGTAGAAGTTTCCCGTACCAAATACACCTATGCCGACGGCGAAGATCAGCCTGTTACTACTGAAAAAGACCGCGTAGCTACCGAGATTGCCGATTTCGGTTCCCGTATCGGTTTCAAAGGTCACGAGCATTTGGGCAACAACCTGAACGCCATTTGGCAGATTGAGCAAAAAGCTTCTATCGCAGGTACTGACAAAGGTTGGGGCAACCGTCAATCTTTCATCGGCTTGGAAGGCAGCTTCGGTAAAATCCGCGCCGGTAAATTGAATACCGTCCTGAAAGACAGCGGCGACAACGTCAACGCATGGGAATCCGGCAGCGCAAATGCCGACGTGTTGCAACTGGGTACGATCGGTCGGGTGGAAGAGCGTCAAGTTTCCGTACGCTACGATTCCCCTGTATTTGCCGGTTTCAGCGGCAGCGTGCAATACGTTCCCCGCGACAATGCCGATCCTCAAGATAAAGGCAAACATGAACAGCCCAGCCTTGATTCTTACCACTTCGGTGTGAACTATGAAAACGCAGGCTTCTTCGGCCAATATGCCGGCGAATATGCCAAAAATAAAATCGTTACCAATGATATTCAAAACCTGATCGACATGAATGATGACGATTATGTAACAGGTAAAGATTATCAGGTACACCGCCTGACTGCAGGTTACAATGCCAACAACCTGTATGTTGCCGTTACCGGTCAGTATCAAAGCTTTAGAATTCATGAAGCATATGATGCTACTAGCAAAACCAGCTACACTTACGATGACGGAAAAGCTTCACAAACCGAAGTTGCCGCTACTGCCGCATACCGTTTGGGCAACGTAACACCGCGTATTTCTTATGCACACGGCTTCAAAGGCAAAGTGGAAGGTGAGAAACAAAACTACAGCGGATACGATCAAGTGATCGTCGGTGCGGATTACGACTTCTCCAAACGCACTTCCGCTCTGGTTTCTGCAGGTTGGCTGCAAACCGGTAAAGGCGAAAGCAAAGCCGTTACCACTGCCGGTATGTTCGGCCTGCGCCACAAATTCTAA
- the tyrS gene encoding tyrosine--tRNA ligase, which produces MTSIIQDLQSRGLIAQTTDAAALDALLNGEKIALYCGFDPTADSLHIGHLLPVLALRRFQQAGHTPIALVGGATGMIGDPSFKAVERSLNSAETVAGWVESIRNQLTPFLSFEGENAAIMANNADWFGKMNCLDFLRDIGKHFSVNAMLNKESVKQRIDRDGAGISFTEFAYSLLQGYDFAELNKRHGAVLEIGGSDQWGNITAGIDLTRRLNQKQVFGLTLPLVTKSDGTKFGKTEGGAVWLNAKKTSPYQFYQFWLKVADADVYKFLKYFTFLSIEEIDAVEAKDKASGSKPEAQRILAEEMTRLIHGEAALQAAQRISESLFAEDQSRLTESDFEQIALDGLPAFEVSDGINAVEALVKTGLASSNKEARGFVNAKAVLLNGKPAEANNPNHAAERPDDAYLLTDEHKRFGKYTILRRGKRNHALLVWK; this is translated from the coding sequence ATGACCTCCATCATTCAAGACCTCCAATCACGCGGCCTGATCGCGCAAACCACCGATGCCGCCGCGCTCGATGCGCTGCTCAACGGAGAAAAAATCGCCCTCTACTGCGGTTTCGACCCGACCGCCGACAGCCTGCATATCGGACACCTGCTGCCCGTATTGGCATTGCGCCGCTTCCAACAGGCGGGGCATACGCCGATTGCCTTAGTAGGCGGCGCGACCGGTATGATCGGCGATCCCAGCTTCAAAGCTGTGGAGCGCAGCTTGAATTCCGCCGAAACCGTTGCCGGCTGGGTAGAAAGCATCCGCAACCAACTGACCCCTTTCTTAAGCTTTGAAGGCGAAAATGCCGCCATTATGGCGAACAACGCCGACTGGTTCGGCAAAATGAACTGCCTCGACTTCCTGCGCGACATCGGCAAACATTTCTCCGTCAACGCCATGCTGAACAAAGAATCCGTCAAACAGCGCATCGACCGCGACGGCGCAGGCATTTCCTTCACCGAGTTCGCCTATTCCCTGCTGCAAGGCTACGACTTCGCCGAGTTGAACAAACGCCACGGCGCGGTTTTGGAAATCGGCGGCTCCGACCAATGGGGTAACATCACTGCCGGTATCGACCTGACCCGCCGCCTGAATCAAAAACAAGTGTTCGGACTGACCCTACCTTTGGTTACCAAATCAGACGGCACCAAATTCGGTAAAACCGAAGGCGGCGCGGTATGGCTGAACGCGAAAAAAACCTCGCCCTATCAGTTCTACCAATTCTGGCTGAAAGTCGCCGATGCCGATGTGTATAAATTCCTGAAATACTTTACCTTCCTGTCCATCGAAGAAATCGATGCCGTTGAAGCGAAAGACAAGGCAAGCGGCAGCAAGCCCGAAGCACAACGCATCCTCGCCGAAGAAATGACCCGCCTGATTCACGGTGAAGCCGCCCTGCAAGCCGCACAGCGCATTTCCGAAAGCCTGTTTGCCGAAGACCAAAGCCGGCTCACCGAAAGCGACTTCGAGCAGATCGCCCTCGACGGACTGCCCGCATTTGAAGTTTCAGACGGCATCAACGCCGTCGAAGCCTTGGTCAAAACCGGCTTGGCATCCTCCAACAAAGAAGCGCGCGGCTTTGTCAACGCCAAAGCGGTATTGCTCAACGGCAAACCTGCCGAAGCCAACAATCCGAACCATGCCGCCGAACGCCCCGATGATGCCTATCTGTTGACCGACGAACACAAACGTTTCGGCAAATACACCATCCTTCGGCGCGGCAAACGCAACCACGCGCTTTTGGTTTGGAAATAA
- a CDS encoding toll/interleukin-1 receptor domain-containing protein has product MKVFISWSGDLSKELAEAMRDWLPSVIQSIRPFFTPNDIEKGARWSKDISQQLEESQVGIFCLTKSNLLKPWIMFEAGALSKRIDVSRVCPILFDVENTDLEGPLVQFQTVRFTKDEIYKLICTLNKALKDSQLDDKVIENVFEKWWPDLNDKVNSILHKYQKSKHNDSESSPRSDREILEEILELSRLKSSRLVGSDTGGINPLAVEQLIASLDNIKNLLATLHLDSSEREFLESNFQDLEKPIGHIIRNTRRSLRPESSSMSDLIKQLSHLTQPFDNLNLL; this is encoded by the coding sequence ATGAAAGTTTTTATTAGTTGGTCTGGTGATTTGAGCAAAGAATTAGCAGAGGCAATGAGAGATTGGTTGCCATCAGTAATTCAAAGTATTCGTCCATTTTTTACCCCTAACGACATTGAGAAGGGCGCGCGTTGGAGCAAAGATATATCACAACAATTAGAGGAATCTCAAGTGGGGATTTTTTGTCTCACAAAATCTAATTTATTAAAACCATGGATTATGTTTGAAGCGGGTGCTTTATCTAAAAGAATTGATGTGTCGCGAGTTTGTCCAATCCTATTTGATGTGGAAAATACAGATTTAGAGGGGCCTTTGGTTCAATTTCAAACGGTACGTTTTACTAAGGATGAAATTTACAAATTAATTTGCACATTGAATAAGGCTTTAAAGGATTCGCAGTTAGACGATAAAGTTATAGAGAATGTTTTTGAAAAATGGTGGCCTGATTTAAATGATAAGGTTAATTCGATACTACATAAATATCAAAAATCAAAGCATAATGATTCTGAAAGCTCCCCTCGATCAGACAGAGAAATCCTTGAAGAGATTTTAGAGTTAAGTCGATTAAAATCTAGTCGGTTAGTTGGATCAGATACTGGGGGAATTAACCCCTTAGCAGTAGAGCAATTAATTGCTAGTTTAGATAATATTAAAAATTTATTGGCTACTTTACATTTAGATTCTTCTGAACGTGAATTTCTTGAATCTAATTTTCAGGATTTGGAGAAACCTATTGGACACATCATACGAAATACAAGAAGAAGCTTACGTCCGGAAAGTTCATCAATGTCAGACTTAATAAAACAACTTAGCCATCTAACACAACCTTTTGACAATCTCAATTTATTATAA
- the ychF gene encoding redox-regulated ATPase YchF — protein sequence MSLKCGIVGLPNVGKSTLFNALTQSGIEAANYPFCTIEPNVGIVEVPDPRMAELAKIVNPQKMQPAIVEFVDIAGLVAGASKGEGLGNQFLANIRETDAIVNVVRCFDDDNIVHVSGKVDPIADIETIGTELALADLASVEKAIVREEKRARSGDKDAQKLVDLCKKLLPHLDEGKPVRSFGLDAEELAMLKPLFLLTAKPAMYVGNVSEDGFENNPHLDRLKELAEKENAPVVAVCAAMESEIAELEDDEKAEFLAEMGLEEPGLNRLIRAGYDLLGLQTYFTAGVKEVRAWTIHKGDTAPQAAGVIHTDFERGFIRAQVISYEDFIALGGEAKAKEAGKMRVEGKEYVVQDGDVMHFLFNV from the coding sequence ATGAGTTTGAAATGCGGCATCGTCGGTTTGCCCAACGTCGGCAAATCCACCCTCTTTAACGCGCTGACCCAATCGGGCATCGAAGCGGCAAACTATCCTTTCTGTACCATCGAACCCAACGTTGGCATCGTCGAAGTGCCCGACCCGCGCATGGCGGAGCTGGCGAAAATCGTCAATCCGCAAAAAATGCAGCCCGCCATCGTCGAGTTTGTCGACATTGCCGGTTTGGTTGCAGGCGCGAGCAAAGGCGAAGGTCTGGGCAACCAGTTCCTCGCCAACATCCGCGAGACTGATGCGATTGTTAACGTCGTACGCTGCTTTGACGACGACAACATCGTCCACGTTTCCGGCAAAGTCGATCCGATTGCCGACATCGAAACCATCGGCACAGAGTTGGCCCTTGCCGACTTGGCAAGTGTGGAAAAAGCCATCGTCCGCGAAGAAAAACGCGCCCGTTCCGGCGACAAAGACGCGCAAAAACTGGTCGATCTGTGCAAAAAACTGCTGCCGCATCTGGACGAAGGCAAACCCGTACGCTCCTTCGGTTTGGACGCAGAAGAACTTGCCATGCTCAAACCGCTGTTCCTGCTGACTGCCAAACCGGCGATGTACGTCGGCAACGTTTCCGAAGACGGTTTTGAAAACAACCCGCACCTCGACCGCCTGAAAGAATTGGCTGAAAAAGAAAACGCGCCCGTCGTCGCCGTTTGCGCCGCGATGGAGAGCGAAATCGCCGAATTGGAAGACGACGAAAAAGCCGAGTTCCTCGCCGAAATGGGCTTGGAAGAACCCGGCTTGAACCGCCTGATTCGCGCGGGCTACGACCTCTTGGGCCTGCAAACCTACTTCACCGCCGGCGTGAAAGAAGTCCGCGCTTGGACCATCCACAAAGGCGACACAGCCCCGCAAGCCGCCGGCGTGATTCATACGGATTTTGAACGCGGCTTCATCCGCGCACAAGTTATCTCCTACGAAGACTTCATCGCTTTAGGCGGCGAAGCCAAAGCCAAAGAAGCCGGCAAAATGCGTGTAGAAGGCAAAGAATACGTCGTGCAAGACGGCGATGTGATGCACTTCCTGTTTAACGTGTAA
- a CDS encoding formate--tetrahydrofolate ligase, with protein MSFKTDAEIAQSSTMRPIGEIAAKLGLNVDNIEPYGHYKAKINPVEAFKLPQKQGRLILVTAINPTPAGEGKTTVTIGLADALRHIGKDSVIALREPSLGPVFGVKGGAAGGGYAQVLPMEDINLHFTGDFHAIGAANNLLAAMLDNHIYQGNELNIDPKRVLWRRVVDMNDRQLRNIIDGMGKPVDGVMRPDGFDITVASEVMAVFCLAKDISDLKERLGNILVAYAKDGSPVYAKDLKANGAMAALLKDAIKPNLVQTIEGTPAFVHGGPFANIAHGCNSVTATRLAKHLADYAVTEAGFGADLGAEKFCDIKCRLADLKPDAAVVVATVRALKYNGGVERANLGEENLEALAKGLPNLLKHISNLKNVFGLPVVVAINRFVSDSDAELAMIEKACAEHGVEVSLTEVWGKGGAGGADLAHKVVNAIENQPNNFNFSYDVELSIKDKIRAIAQKVYGAEDVDFSAEASAEIASLEKLGLDKMPVCMAKTQYSLSDNAKLLGCPEGFRITVRGITVSAGAGFIVALCGNMMKMPGLPKVPAAEKIDVDAEGVIHGLF; from the coding sequence ATGAGCTTCAAAACCGATGCTGAAATTGCCCAGTCTTCCACCATGCGCCCGATTGGTGAAATTGCCGCCAAGCTGGGTTTGAACGTTGACAACATCGAGCCCTATGGTCATTACAAAGCCAAAATCAATCCTGTTGAGGCATTCAAGTTGCCGCAAAAACAAGGCCGTCTGATTTTGGTTACCGCCATTAATCCGACTCCTGCGGGTGAGGGTAAAACCACTGTAACCATAGGTTTAGCGGATGCATTGCGCCATATCGGCAAAGACTCGGTTATCGCCCTGCGCGAGCCTTCTTTGGGGCCTGTGTTTGGTGTTAAAGGCGGCGCGGCAGGCGGCGGCTATGCCCAAGTTCTGCCGATGGAAGACATCAACCTGCACTTCACCGGCGACTTCCACGCCATCGGCGCGGCGAATAACTTGCTCGCCGCCATGCTCGACAACCATATCTACCAAGGCAACGAGTTGAACATCGACCCCAAACGTGTGCTGTGGCGGCGCGTGGTCGATATGAACGACCGCCAGTTGCGCAACATCATCGACGGCATGGGCAAACCTGTTGACGGCGTGATGCGTCCTGACGGTTTTGATATTACCGTTGCCTCCGAAGTGATGGCGGTATTCTGTCTTGCTAAAGACATCAGCGATTTGAAAGAGCGTTTGGGCAACATCCTTGTCGCCTATGCCAAAGACGGCAGCCCTGTTTACGCCAAAGATTTGAAAGCGAATGGCGCGATGGCGGCATTGCTCAAAGATGCGATTAAGCCTAACTTGGTACAAACCATCGAAGGCACTCCGGCATTTGTACACGGCGGCCCGTTCGCCAACATCGCCCACGGCTGTAACTCCGTTACCGCCACCCGTTTGGCGAAACACCTTGCCGATTATGCCGTAACCGAAGCAGGCTTCGGTGCGGATTTGGGCGCGGAAAAATTCTGCGACATCAAATGCCGTCTGGCGGATTTGAAACCTGATGCGGCTGTTGTCGTCGCCACCGTCCGCGCTTTGAAATATAACGGCGGCGTGGAGCGTGCCAACCTCGGCGAAGAAAACCTCGAAGCCTTGGCAAAAGGCCTGCCTAATCTCTTGAAACACATTTCCAACCTGAAAAACGTATTCGGACTGCCTGTGGTGGTTGCCATCAACCGCTTCGTGTCCGACTCCGATGCCGAGTTGGCCATGATTGAAAAAGCCTGCGCGGAACACGGTGTCGAAGTTTCCCTGACCGAAGTCTGGGGCAAAGGCGGCGCGGGTGGTGCAGACTTGGCTCACAAAGTCGTCAACGCCATCGAAAACCAACCGAACAACTTCAATTTTTCCTACGATGTTGAGCTGAGCATTAAAGACAAAATCCGTGCGATTGCCCAAAAAGTGTACGGCGCGGAAGATGTTGATTTCAGCGCTGAAGCTTCTGCCGAAATCGCTTCACTGGAAAAACTGGGCTTGGACAAAATGCCGGTTTGTATGGCGAAAACCCAATATTCATTGAGCGACAACGCCAAACTCTTGGGCTGCCCTGAGGGCTTCCGCATTACCGTGCGCGGCATCACCGTATCCGCCGGCGCAGGCTTCATCGTCGCACTGTGCGGCAATATGATGAAGATGCCGGGCCTGCCGAAAGTTCCGGCCGCCGAGAAAATCGATGTGGATGCAGAAGGCGTGATTCACGGCTTGTTCTGA
- a CDS encoding EamA family transporter, protein MSSNAWLFWALASAGFASLTAIFAKMGLQGIDSDFATFIRTLVILAALLLFLTYTGKWQGVNGFTGRNWTFLILSGLATGASWLAYFKALQLGNASQVAPVDKFSLVLVALMAVVFLDERPSTQEWIGLGLVTAGVLTLALKR, encoded by the coding sequence ATGAGCAGCAACGCATGGCTGTTTTGGGCATTGGCATCGGCAGGCTTCGCCTCATTGACCGCCATTTTCGCCAAAATGGGTTTACAGGGTATAGATTCGGATTTCGCCACCTTTATCCGCACCTTGGTCATCCTCGCCGCTTTGTTATTGTTTTTAACCTACACCGGCAAATGGCAGGGTGTGAACGGCTTTACGGGGCGCAACTGGACATTTCTGATTTTATCCGGGCTCGCCACCGGCGCATCCTGGCTCGCCTATTTTAAAGCCCTGCAACTGGGTAACGCCTCGCAAGTCGCACCCGTCGATAAATTCAGCCTGGTTCTGGTCGCCCTGATGGCAGTAGTCTTCCTCGACGAACGCCCCAGTACGCAGGAATGGATAGGCTTGGGACTGGTAACGGCAGGTGTATTGACGCTGGCGTTGAAGCGGTAA